In Cydia strobilella chromosome 22, ilCydStro3.1, whole genome shotgun sequence, one genomic interval encodes:
- the LOC134751505 gene encoding uncharacterized protein LOC134751505 has translation MDKSSNTDKMVERPEPDDLQAFLPWACAQLQLPKDVLIIRNLQTTLLKSLSFTDEYVSAVTTDRGKSKGKSKPRLPSVVDDQAKDEASVSQEETDLIRVHAVYDYADNLVGLRFDKNTNLPRMLMQILGLIIKFQIYLTSLTINQGLNKYVLYEIVNFLPNSRITDITLDNCFLSEGTYYTLLENTSSLRNLSLSRCRINDQIVALIAAQLYHPKPGSSTLVVLNLSSNRITDVGVRSIREALKMNTKLAYLNLADNFITDEGAAAIFNILLEFPLKPQEVMDMKSRHIDYLRNKQAAVIQIAKDLRVTDMVKGKVKSTPRLKAKGKDDIASEKSACYSDAYFYEKARTIADSLTTFKDPYSSDNVTYRDEVTYCLGNNILYLLNLSYNGLSYPSVVKFLEVLVYQRDMERKPRGLLTCRVEGNPLPVGCKEMVQIEEMLEYALAGPGKRPTAPIKKKGK, from the exons ATGGACAAGTCCAGCAACACCGACAAGATGGTAGAACGTCCAGAACCCGATGACCTTCAAGCCTTCCTACCCTGGGCCTGCGCCCAGCTGCAGCTGCCCAAGGATGTGCTCATTATCAGGAACCTTCAGA CAACTCTTCTAAAATCCCTGTCTTTTACAGACGAATACGTAAGCGCGGTAACCACCGACCGCGGCAAGTCCAAGGGCAAGTCGAAGCCGCGGCTGCCGTCCGTCGTGGACGACCAGGCGAAGGACGAGGCCAGCGTCAGTCAGGAGGAGACCGACCTCATCCGCGTCCACGCTGTCTACGACTACGCCGACAACCTCGTCGGCCTCCGCTTCGACAAGAACACCAACCTCCCCCGCATGCTCATGCAGATCCTCGGCCTCATCATCAAGTTCCAAATCTACCTCACCAGCCTCACCATCAACCAAGGACTTAACAAGTACGTCCTTTATGAAATCGTCAACTTCCTCCCCAATTCTAGAATCACTGATATCACCTTGGACAACTGCTTCTTAAGCGAAGGTACTTACTATACGCTTCTCGAAAACACTTCTTCTTTAAGAAATTTATCTTTGTCTAGATGCAGAATTAACGACCAGATTGTAGCTTTGATAGCAGCTCAATTATATCATCCTAAACCTGGATCTAGTACTCTTGTTGTTCTCAATTTATCCAGCAATAGGATTACAGATGTCGGTGTGCGAAGTATTAGAGAAGCATTGAAGATGAATACAAAACTAGCGTATTTGAATCTGGCTGACAATTTCATTACCGACGAAGGAGCCGCGGCCATCTTCAACATTCTATTAGAATTCCCGTTAAAACCACAAGAAGTTATGGACATGAAAAGTAGACATATAGATTATTTACGAAACAAGCAAGCCGCGGTAATACAGATAGCGAAAGATTTACGAGTAACGGATATGGTTAAAGGTAAAGTTAAGTCGACGCCACGTTTAAAAGCGAAAGGAAAAGACGATATAGCCAGTGAAAAAAGCGCCTGTTACTCGGACGCGTATTTCTATGAGAAGGCTAGAACTATAGCGGATAGTCTGACAACTTTTAAAGATCCGTACAGTTCTGACAATGTTACTTACCGGGACGAGGTCACTTATTGTTTGGGGAACAACATTTTATATCTACTAAACTTATCGTACAACGGCTTGTCTTACCCGAGCGTGGTGAAGTTCCTGGAGGTGCTGGTGTACCAGAGAGACATGGAGAGGAAGCCGCGAGGACTGCTGACCTGCAGGGTGGAGGGGAACCCGCTGCCCGTCGGGTGCAAGGAGATGGTTCAGATCGAGGAGATGCTGGAGTACGCGCTCGCGGGCCCGGGCAAGCGGCCTACGGCGCCGATTAAGAAGAAAGGGAAATAA